In Acetivibrio cellulolyticus CD2, the sequence TAAAGTGACGGAAGAAGCAAAAAATTGAGACTCATGGTAAAATCCATTGTATAATGTTTAGCAACCACGAAAAACAAACAAAGGAGAAAACCATGAGCCAGATTAATAATACCGCAAAAACAAAAAAATATAAACACCTAAAAGCAAGAGAAAGATATAGTATTGAAATATTGTTAAAAGAGGGATTAAAACCTTATGAAATAGCACAGCGCATGCAAAGAGGTATCAGAACAATAGAAAGAGAAATATCGAGGGGAAAGATAAAGCTTGTGAACTCTGATTTGACTTACAGAGAAGAATATTGTGCAGATGTAGGGCAACGAATATATTATGAGAATGCAAGGAACAAAGGACCTGGATTAAAGATAGGTAAAGACCACAAATTAGTCAAACACATAGAAAAAAAGATTGTNNNNNNNNNNNNNNNNNNNNNNNNNNNNNNNNNNNNNNNNNNNNNNNNNNNNNNNNNNNNNNNNNNNNNNNNNNNNNNNNNNNNNNNNNNNNNNNNNNNNAAACGTGAAGGGAAAGGTGCAGTATTACTGGTTTTAAGTGAGAGAAGTATACGCGAGGAAATAATAATCAAAATGCCATCAAAGACACAAGAATCAGTAGTAGCAGCACTAGATTGTTTGGAGAAGAAATATGGTAAATCATTTAAGGATAAATTCAAAACAATAACAGTGGATAATGGTAGTGAATTTCTTGATTATGAAGGCATAGAACGGTCTGTGAGGGCTGGAAAAGATAAAAGGGTGAAACTATATTATGCACATCCATATAGCTCCTGGGAAAGAGGCACAAACGAAAATACAAACAAGCTAATACGCCGATTTATACCAAAAGGAACAGATATAGGGAGAATAAGTAAAAAGACGATAAAATGGATAGAAACATGGATAAATAACTATCCAAGACGAATATTAGCATATAAGTCTGCAATTGATATGGCTGCAAGTTAAAACCTTGGGACTCTGTCCCAAGCCCTGTCCTCGCCAGAAGGCAGCCGGTCTGTCATAACAGACCGGGAACAAAAGGATGATAGTGCAATGGATGTAAAGGGTCTCCGGCTTTGCCTACGATGAACGAGCTATGCTCGCCCTTGACATCCCGAACAATAGTGCCAATAGTTTGCATTATACAAGTTTACCAAAATTTTACCGTCACTTTAACTTGCAATTTATATTATTAAAAATAATGATAAATATTCCTTGACATGACAATCTTACCTGTGTTAATATTAGATCATTCTGCTCACAAAAATGTTGTTGAGCTAGACATGAAATATTTAATGTTGAAAATGAGAAAGGAGGATTACAATGTATCAATATAGAAGCTACGATTTTGAACAGATTAATATTGCGATGAAATTATCAGGAAAACCAAGTATTGATATTGGCATACATTGGCTTAATCCTCTATTTGTAAAGTGTTGATAAATGAAAGTTTATTACATAGTTTATAAGGGCGGTTAAGTTATAGGAATTGTGACTTAACCGCTTTATATTTTTAACCGAGTTTAATTTGAAAAGCAAATTTTTGAAAGGAGGATTATCAATGTATCTACTTAGAAGTGCTTGTAATGAAAAAATTAATAAAGCGATTGAATCATCATATAAACCAAGTATTGATTTACGCATATATTGGCTTAATCCTCTATTGCATAAATGCGAGAAGGTATTGTAACCGGGAAAGTTTTTGTAAAGGGTATTACAATAAAAGCATTTACGAAGAGAGTGTTAAGTCTGAGATAAAGGATTTGACACTCTCTTTTTATTTGATAATCAAGAGCTTATAAACATATTAATTATGTGCCTGTGGCTCAGTTGGAAGAGCTCCCGGCTTTTAACCGGGTGGCCGTGGGTTCGAGTCCCACCAGGCACACCATAAAATTTCGGTAAGTAGCTTAATGGTAAAGCTCCATGCTGATATATTCGAGGTGCTTTGAAGACTACATTGGCTGTTAACCAAGTGGTTGTGGGTTCGAGTCCCATTCGGCCTTGGGCCGGTAGCTCAAAAGGATAGAGCACTAAGTGTCTTCAGCTACTTTCCTCGAATAGAAAATTTAATTAATCCGAG encodes:
- a CDS encoding helix-turn-helix domain-containing protein, coding for MSQINNTAKTKKYKHLKARERYSIEILLKEGLKPYEIAQRMQRGIRTIEREISRGKIKLVNSDLTYREEYCADVGQRIYYENARNKGPGLKIGKDHKLVKHIEKKIV
- a CDS encoding IS30 family transposase, with the translated sequence KREGKGAVLLVLSERSIREEIIIKMPSKTQESVVAALDCLEKKYGKSFKDKFKTITVDNGSEFLDYEGIERSVRAGKDKRVKLYYAHPYSSWERGTNENTNKLIRRFIPKGTDIGRISKKTIKWIETWINNYPRRILAYKSAIDMAAS